In the Clostridium beijerinckii genome, one interval contains:
- a CDS encoding LacI family DNA-binding transcriptional regulator, protein MSVTINDIAKRAKVSSATVSRVLNNSGYVKEETRQRIVVAIKEMNYTPSAIARSLSKCETNTIGVIVPDITNAYFGEIIKGVSERAERNNLNIILFNTDNYLEKEVRALKLLKEQRIKGIIMTPGFGEEKFNENYIKTINTLNIPIILVSADVKFTKLNGVFVDNIKGGFEATNLLIKEGHTKIGIMTGLLSSEPVMDRLEGYKKALKENDIDFCNKYVLYGDFKIDKAYELTKKLFEEKDRPTALVVCSNMMTMGVIKALKEDNKDIPRDLAIVGFDKIDFLDIVGLNITYMEDCPIELGRASMDMLVDIISSTEDDCVRRMIIAPQIVVKGSEKKI, encoded by the coding sequence ATGTCAGTTACTATAAATGATATTGCGAAAAGGGCTAAAGTATCCTCGGCAACAGTTTCAAGAGTTCTCAATAATTCAGGTTATGTAAAAGAAGAAACTAGGCAAAGAATAGTAGTCGCAATAAAAGAAATGAATTATACACCGAGTGCAATTGCAAGAAGTTTGTCGAAATGCGAGACTAATACTATAGGAGTTATCGTTCCAGATATAACTAATGCATATTTTGGAGAAATTATAAAAGGAGTAAGTGAGAGGGCAGAAAGAAATAATCTGAATATAATTTTATTTAATACAGATAATTATTTAGAGAAGGAAGTGCGTGCTCTTAAATTGCTTAAAGAACAAAGAATTAAAGGAATTATAATGACCCCAGGATTTGGTGAAGAAAAATTCAATGAAAATTATATTAAAACAATAAATACTTTAAATATTCCTATAATATTAGTTTCGGCTGATGTTAAATTTACAAAGTTAAATGGAGTTTTTGTAGATAATATAAAAGGTGGATTTGAGGCAACAAACCTGCTAATTAAAGAAGGTCATACTAAGATTGGAATAATGACAGGATTATTGAGTTCAGAACCAGTAATGGATAGATTAGAGGGCTATAAAAAAGCATTAAAAGAAAATGATATTGATTTTTGCAATAAGTATGTTTTATATGGAGATTTTAAGATAGATAAAGCATATGAGTTGACTAAGAAATTATTTGAAGAAAAAGACCGTCCTACAGCATTGGTTGTTTGCAGTAACATGATGACAATGGGTGTTATAAAAGCGTTAAAAGAAGATAATAAGGATATTCCTAGAGACTTGGCTATAGTGGGCTTTGATAAGATTGACTTTTTAGACATCGTAGGATTAAATATTACATATATGGAAGATTGTCCGATTGAGTTGGGCAGAGCGTCTATGGATATGCTGGTTGATATTATCAGT
- a CDS encoding aminotransferase class I/II-fold pyridoxal phosphate-dependent enzyme — protein sequence MKLEDMILDNVKNMPPSGIRKYFDIINEMEDVISLGVGEPDFVTPWNVREAGIYSLEQGHTHYSSNAGFIELRSEISKYLHRRFNLNYNPEDEIIVTVGGSEGIDIALRALVGPGDEVIVPEPSFVAYKGCTAFTGAIAKVLNLKAEDEFKLTPEALEKAITPRTKVVIIPFPNNPTGAIMTRDELAGIVEVLKDKNIIAISDEIYSELCYGEKHVSIASFPEMRDKTLVINGFSKSYAMTGWRLGYICGHPILIEAMKKIHQYALMCSPTTAQYAAIEALKSGDKSVEEMCKEYNRRRRVLLDGFRKMGLECFEPLGAFYLFPSIKSTGITSDEFCEQLLINKKVLVIPGNAFGDCGEGFIRVCYASSMEDIMEALKRTKRFLDKLKEK from the coding sequence ATGAAATTAGAAGACATGATTTTAGACAACGTAAAAAATATGCCTCCGTCAGGAATAAGAAAATATTTCGATATAATAAATGAAATGGAGGATGTTATTTCTCTAGGTGTAGGAGAACCGGATTTTGTAACTCCATGGAATGTGAGAGAAGCCGGGATATATTCTTTGGAGCAAGGTCATACTCATTATTCATCTAATGCAGGATTTATTGAACTTCGTAGTGAGATATCAAAGTACCTTCATAGAAGATTTAACCTTAACTATAATCCAGAGGATGAAATAATAGTTACTGTTGGAGGAAGTGAAGGAATTGATATAGCACTTAGGGCGTTAGTTGGGCCTGGGGACGAGGTTATAGTTCCGGAGCCAAGCTTTGTTGCATACAAAGGATGTACTGCATTTACTGGAGCAATAGCTAAGGTTTTGAATCTTAAAGCAGAAGATGAATTTAAACTTACGCCTGAGGCTTTGGAAAAAGCAATTACACCTAGAACAAAGGTAGTTATAATACCGTTCCCTAACAACCCAACAGGTGCAATAATGACTAGAGATGAACTAGCAGGAATAGTAGAAGTTCTTAAAGATAAAAATATTATTGCAATTTCAGATGAAATATACTCAGAACTCTGCTATGGAGAGAAGCATGTTTCAATAGCATCTTTTCCAGAAATGAGAGATAAGACTTTAGTTATAAATGGATTTTCTAAATCATATGCTATGACAGGATGGAGACTTGGATATATCTGTGGACATCCGATTCTAATAGAAGCAATGAAGAAAATTCATCAATATGCTCTTATGTGTTCACCAACAACTGCTCAGTATGCAGCGATTGAAGCTTTAAAAAGTGGTGATAAAAGTGTAGAAGAAATGTGTAAGGAATATAATAGAAGAAGAAGAGTTCTATTGGATGGATTTAGAAAGATGGGGTTAGAGTGTTTTGAGCCTCTTGGAGCATTTTATTTATTTCCAAGTATTAAATCTACAGGTATAACATCAGATGAATTCTGTGAACAACTGCTTATAAATAAAAAAGTATTAGTTATTCCAGGAAATGCTTTTGGTGATTGTGGAGAGGGATTTATAAGAGTTTGTTATGCGTCATCAATGGAGGATATTATGGAAGCACTGAAGAGAACAAAGAGATTTCTTGATAAATTAAAAGAGAAATAA
- a CDS encoding Lrp/AsnC family transcriptional regulator encodes MEEILEILEKNSRYSDEQIAIMTGKTVEEVREAIRDYEEKSIIAGYTTLINWENTGSETVTALIEVKITPQRGVGFDKVAERIYKFLEVKACYLMSGGFDLTVIVEGKTMKEVALFVSEKLAVQEYVLSTGTHFVLKKYKDHGKIFKEKKLEDREAIFI; translated from the coding sequence ATGGAGGAAATACTTGAAATATTAGAAAAGAATAGTAGATACAGTGATGAACAAATAGCAATTATGACAGGAAAAACTGTTGAGGAAGTTAGAGAAGCGATTAGAGACTATGAGGAGAAAAGTATTATAGCAGGTTATACAACACTTATAAATTGGGAAAATACAGGTAGTGAAACAGTGACAGCATTAATAGAAGTTAAAATAACACCTCAAAGAGGCGTTGGTTTTGATAAAGTTGCAGAAAGAATATATAAATTTTTAGAAGTAAAAGCATGCTACTTAATGTCTGGAGGCTTTGATTTAACGGTTATTGTTGAAGGAAAAACCATGAAGGAAGTTGCTCTTTTTGTATCAGAAAAACTAGCAGTTCAAGAATATGTATTAAGCACAGGTACTCATTTTGTATTAAAGAAATATAAGGACCATGGAAAGATCTTTAAAGAAAAGAAATTAGAAGATAGGGAGGCAATATTTATATGA
- a CDS encoding zinc-ribbon domain-containing protein yields MEDKTLICKDCGREFVFTVGEQEFYKEKGFENEPVRCPDCRRARKQQNNRR; encoded by the coding sequence ATGGAAGATAAGACATTAATATGCAAAGATTGTGGAAGAGAGTTCGTTTTTACTGTAGGAGAACAAGAATTTTATAAGGAAAAAGGTTTTGAAAATGAACCAGTAAGATGTCCTGACTGCAGGAGAGCTAGAAAGCAACAAAACAATAGAAGATAG
- the clpA gene encoding ATP-dependent Clp protease ATP-binding subunit ClpA, translating to MKITNEVNLILLKAYQEAKEKSSEYITPEHLLYAATFDKNVEYAIKECGGSLENLRYNLATYVKTYINKIGQGEPQESIEFQRVILTANEQIKYSGKDAIDVDHILSAIFNLEDSYARYYLEQEGVTRRDLLYSLCHSIDEDTRNSYDDEMQENFKEDENEFTENESKEKVEKKKEDAFLNKFTIDLIKKATEEENDPLIGRKDILERSIQILCRRIKNNPIHVGESGVGKTAITLGLAKLISEDKVPEKLKGSSMFSLDIGSVIAGTKYRGDFEERIKRVLDLISKQDKPIVYIDEIHNIVGAGALNGGALDASNLLKPYLTEGKIRFIGATTFDEYKKFFEKDKALSRRFQRIDVKEPSIKEAIQILDGLKKNYEEYHNVSYTDEAIGDAVTLSDKYINDRYLPDKAVDIIDEAGAYVRMHNEDMNEQIIVDRKTIEEIISKICNIPKQTVESSEISSLKHLEKDLKENIFSQDKAIEEVVRCIKMSRSGLNDEDKPVASMLFVGPTGVGKTEIARCLSKTLGIDLIRFDMSEYTEKHSAAKLIGSPPGYVGYEEGGLLTDSIRKTPHCVLLLDEIEKAHPDILGVLLQVMDYATLTDNKGRKADFRNSIIIMTSNAGARNIGKKLIGFGDREVKGEAIMEEVKKFFTPEFRNRLDKIIVFNGMTDIMAANVAKKQLNNFKDKLNSKNVEIEFSEECVNHIAKIGTSEEFGAREIARVIASNIKPLLVDEILFGKLSEGGKCVIDFVNEKFELKIN from the coding sequence ATGAAAATTACGAATGAAGTTAATTTGATATTACTTAAAGCATACCAAGAAGCAAAAGAGAAAAGCAGCGAATATATTACACCAGAGCATTTACTGTATGCTGCAACTTTTGATAAGAATGTAGAGTATGCTATTAAAGAATGTGGTGGAAGTTTAGAAAATTTAAGATATAATTTGGCAACTTACGTGAAAACATATATAAATAAAATTGGTCAAGGAGAACCACAAGAGAGCATAGAGTTTCAAAGAGTCATTTTAACAGCAAATGAACAAATTAAGTATAGCGGGAAAGATGCAATTGACGTAGATCATATACTCTCTGCAATTTTTAATCTAGAAGATAGTTATGCACGATATTATCTAGAGCAAGAAGGCGTTACAAGAAGAGATTTGCTATATTCTTTGTGTCATAGTATAGATGAAGATACTCGAAATTCTTATGATGATGAAATGCAAGAAAATTTTAAAGAAGATGAGAATGAATTTACTGAGAATGAAAGTAAAGAAAAAGTGGAGAAGAAAAAAGAAGATGCATTTCTTAATAAGTTTACAATAGACCTTATTAAGAAAGCTACAGAAGAAGAAAATGATCCATTGATAGGACGAAAAGATATTTTAGAAAGAAGTATACAGATACTCTGTAGAAGGATAAAAAATAATCCTATACATGTAGGTGAGTCTGGAGTTGGTAAAACTGCTATAACTTTAGGACTTGCAAAGTTAATAAGTGAAGACAAGGTGCCAGAAAAATTAAAAGGAAGTTCTATGTTTTCTTTAGATATTGGATCTGTTATAGCAGGAACTAAGTATAGAGGAGATTTTGAAGAAAGAATAAAAAGAGTCTTAGATTTGATTAGCAAACAAGATAAGCCAATTGTATATATAGATGAAATTCATAATATTGTAGGTGCTGGAGCGTTAAATGGTGGCGCATTAGATGCGTCCAATTTGTTAAAGCCTTATCTTACAGAAGGAAAAATTAGATTTATTGGAGCTACTACTTTTGATGAATATAAAAAGTTTTTTGAAAAAGATAAAGCATTAAGTAGAAGATTCCAAAGAATAGATGTTAAAGAACCATCTATAAAAGAAGCTATACAAATATTAGATGGACTTAAAAAGAATTATGAAGAATATCATAATGTAAGTTATACAGATGAAGCAATTGGAGATGCAGTAACTCTAAGCGATAAGTATATTAATGACAGATATCTGCCAGATAAGGCTGTAGATATTATAGATGAAGCTGGAGCTTATGTTCGTATGCATAATGAAGATATGAATGAGCAGATTATAGTTGACAGAAAAACTATTGAGGAAATAATATCAAAGATTTGTAATATTCCAAAGCAAACTGTGGAAAGTAGCGAGATAAGTTCTTTAAAGCACTTAGAAAAGGACTTAAAGGAAAATATATTTTCACAGGATAAAGCCATTGAAGAAGTTGTAAGATGTATAAAGATGTCTAGATCTGGATTAAACGATGAAGATAAGCCAGTAGCATCGATGCTTTTTGTTGGGCCTACTGGAGTTGGAAAAACAGAGATTGCTAGATGCTTATCTAAAACTCTAGGAATAGATTTGATTAGATTTGACATGAGTGAATATACTGAAAAACATTCAGCTGCAAAACTCATAGGATCACCTCCAGGATATGTAGGTTATGAAGAAGGCGGACTTTTAACTGATTCAATAAGAAAAACGCCACATTGCGTATTATTACTGGATGAAATAGAAAAGGCACACCCGGATATTTTGGGTGTATTGCTTCAGGTTATGGATTATGCCACACTTACTGATAATAAAGGCAGGAAAGCTGATTTTAGAAACTCAATAATAATAATGACCTCTAATGCTGGAGCGAGAAATATAGGTAAAAAGCTTATTGGTTTCGGAGATAGAGAAGTCAAAGGTGAAGCTATAATGGAAGAAGTTAAAAAGTTCTTCACACCTGAATTTAGAAATAGACTGGATAAAATAATAGTATTTAATGGAATGACTGATATTATGGCAGCAAATGTTGCTAAAAAGCAATTAAATAACTTTAAAGATAAATTGAATTCTAAAAATGTTGAAATAGAATTTAGTGAAGAATGTGTAAATCACATTGCTAAAATAGGAACATCAGAGGAATTTGGGGCAAGAGAAATAGCAAGAGTTATAGCTTCGAATATAAAACCATTACTTGTTGATGAAATTTTATTTGGAAAGCTAAGCGAAGGTGGAAAGTGTGTAATTGATTTTGTAAATGAAAAATTTGAGTTGAAGATCAATTAA
- a CDS encoding ATP-dependent Clp protease adaptor ClpS: protein METNIVTKPKNKVNVKKPKNYKVVMYNDDYTTMEFVINILVVVFNKKLIDAEKIMLDVHERGKGIAGIYSYDIAATKVSTAMSMAKEKGFPFKLTVEEA from the coding sequence ATGGAAACAAATATTGTAACCAAACCAAAGAATAAAGTTAATGTGAAAAAGCCTAAGAATTATAAAGTTGTTATGTATAATGATGATTATACAACAATGGAATTCGTTATTAATATACTGGTAGTTGTATTTAATAAAAAGTTAATAGATGCTGAGAAGATAATGTTAGATGTGCATGAAAGGGGTAAGGGAATAGCAGGAATATATAGTTATGATATAGCAGCTACTAAAGTTTCAACTGCAATGTCAATGGCTAAAGAAAAAGGCTTTCCGTTTAAGCTTACTGTAGAGGAGGCGTAA
- a CDS encoding aminotransferase class I/II-fold pyridoxal phosphate-dependent enzyme, translated as MKLPLLEGLLKYNDEENLLLSMPGNKGGIGFTRDEIGLEFVNRMGFLDITEVDPLDNLHYPEGIIKEAQELLAKTYKAKKAYFLVNGSSSGNLAAMFSAFDEGDEVLVERNCHKSIYNGLIMRKLKVKYIEPIIDDELGLFLPPNKENIYKALENCSKPKGIIITYPNYFGITYDIEEIICNLKGIGLKVIIDCAHGAHFGINKRLPKSLASLGDYVVLSAHKTLPALTQGAYLLVNEENDIIDFYIKSFTTTSPSYLIMASLDYARYYLDTYGKDDYDKLINESEKWKKKINKLGKVYILSESDLDKHNDRIEGYKIDPSRYIVILPKGYNGHKFLDYLRDNKIQAEMSFSRGVVLILSPFNTEEDFKIIYETILNLDMRNMSREIEIKYSRNIPIKKFEPYETFKLKSRWCEIEKCEGLVAKESIIPYPPGIPLVCPGEIISKDVIAIVRDYIINKKSIIGVNNNKILILDIN; from the coding sequence TTGAAGTTACCATTATTAGAAGGATTACTTAAATACAATGATGAAGAAAATCTACTTCTTTCCATGCCAGGAAACAAGGGGGGGATTGGATTTACTAGAGATGAAATTGGGCTGGAGTTTGTTAATAGAATGGGATTTTTAGATATAACAGAGGTCGACCCATTAGATAATTTACATTATCCAGAAGGGATAATAAAGGAAGCCCAGGAGCTATTAGCTAAAACGTATAAGGCTAAGAAAGCCTATTTTTTAGTAAATGGAAGCTCATCAGGAAACTTAGCAGCCATGTTTTCAGCATTTGATGAGGGCGATGAAGTTTTAGTTGAAAGAAACTGCCATAAGTCAATTTATAATGGATTGATTATGAGAAAGTTAAAAGTTAAATATATAGAACCTATTATTGATGATGAATTAGGACTATTTTTACCACCTAATAAAGAGAATATATATAAAGCGTTAGAGAATTGCTCAAAACCAAAGGGGATTATAATAACATATCCAAATTATTTCGGAATTACATATGATATAGAAGAGATTATATGTAATTTGAAGGGAATAGGATTAAAAGTTATAATCGACTGTGCTCATGGAGCTCATTTTGGAATAAATAAAAGATTGCCAAAGTCTCTTGCGAGTTTAGGAGATTATGTGGTTTTAAGTGCACATAAAACTTTACCAGCTCTAACTCAAGGAGCATATCTCTTAGTAAATGAAGAGAATGACATAATAGATTTTTACATAAAGTCATTTACTACAACTTCCCCATCTTATCTGATAATGGCATCTTTAGATTATGCAAGATATTATTTAGATACATACGGGAAAGATGATTATGATAAATTAATAAATGAATCTGAAAAGTGGAAGAAAAAAATTAATAAACTAGGAAAAGTTTATATATTAAGTGAAAGTGACTTAGATAAGCATAATGATAGAATAGAAGGATACAAAATTGATCCTAGTAGATATATAGTTATTCTTCCTAAAGGATATAATGGGCATAAATTTCTAGATTATCTAAGAGATAATAAGATACAGGCTGAGATGAGTTTTTCAAGAGGAGTTGTTTTAATCCTGTCACCATTTAATACAGAAGAAGATTTTAAAATTATATACGAAACTATTTTAAATTTAGATATGAGAAATATGTCTAGAGAAATAGAGATAAAATATTCTAGAAATATACCTATTAAAAAATTTGAGCCTTATGAAACTTTTAAATTAAAAAGCAGATGGTGTGAAATAGAAAAGTGTGAAGGTTTAGTAGCTAAAGAATCAATAATACCATATCCTCCAGGAATACCTTTGGTTTGCCCAGGAGAAATAATATCAAAAGATGTTATAGCAATAGTAAGGGACTATATTATAAATAAAAAAAGTATAATTGGAGTAAATAATAACAAAATTCTGATTTTAGATATAAATTAA
- a CDS encoding threonine aldolase family protein, giving the protein MYSFKNDYSEGAHSRILNALVETNLEQTDGYGTDQYTERSVNLLKKKIDREEVDIHLLVGGTQVNLTAISAFLRPHQAAIGADTSHINCHETGAIEATGHKVITMRTKDGKLTPNLIQNVVDSHSDEHMVQPKLVYISNSTELGTLYTKAELIDLHDCCKRNKLLLYLDGARLGAALVAEENDLTLADIAKLVDAFYIGGTKNGALFGEALVICNDELKEDFRYFIKQKGGLLAKGRLLGIQFEELFKDDLYFELAKHANKMALMLKGAIVNEGYKFLTESFTNQQFPIFPNNLIEKLSEKYSFNIERVIDSNYTAIRLVTSWATKEEIVLEFIEDLHL; this is encoded by the coding sequence ATGTACAGTTTTAAAAATGATTATAGTGAAGGCGCACACTCAAGAATATTAAATGCATTAGTTGAAACAAATTTGGAACAAACCGATGGTTACGGTACTGATCAGTACACAGAAAGATCAGTTAATCTGCTGAAGAAGAAAATTGATAGAGAAGAGGTAGATATACATTTACTAGTTGGTGGCACACAGGTTAACCTTACAGCTATATCAGCTTTTTTAAGACCGCATCAGGCAGCAATAGGAGCAGATACAAGTCATATAAATTGTCATGAAACCGGGGCAATTGAAGCAACTGGTCATAAAGTAATTACAATGAGAACTAAAGATGGAAAACTTACTCCAAATTTAATTCAAAATGTTGTTGATTCTCATAGCGATGAGCATATGGTTCAACCTAAATTAGTATATATATCAAATTCTACAGAACTTGGAACTCTATATACGAAAGCAGAGTTAATTGATTTACATGATTGCTGTAAGAGGAATAAACTGCTATTATATTTGGATGGTGCTAGACTTGGAGCTGCACTTGTAGCGGAAGAAAATGATTTGACTTTAGCTGATATAGCAAAATTAGTTGATGCATTTTACATTGGAGGAACTAAAAATGGAGCGCTTTTTGGAGAAGCACTTGTAATATGCAATGATGAATTAAAAGAAGATTTTAGATATTTTATTAAGCAAAAAGGTGGATTATTAGCAAAAGGAAGGTTGCTTGGAATTCAATTTGAAGAATTATTCAAAGATGATCTGTATTTTGAACTTGCAAAACATGCAAATAAAATGGCACTTATGTTAAAAGGCGCAATAGTAAATGAAGGATATAAGTTTTTGACTGAATCTTTTACAAATCAACAGTTCCCTATATTCCCTAATAATTTAATTGAAAAGTTAAGTGAGAAATATTCTTTTAATATTGAAAGAGTAATTGATTCTAATTATACTGCAATTAGATTAGTGACATCATGGGCAACTAAAGAAGAAATTGTATTAGAATTTATCGAAGATCTACATCTATAA
- a CDS encoding M16 family metallopeptidase has protein sequence MEEYILENDLRLIYKHTDSELSSICISLNAGAGVENEKFGVAHATEHMVYKGTKNRTEREINEELSNIFGFNNAMTNYPYVIYYGTLLGEDLQKGVEILSDIIINPEFGENGFKEEMDVIKEELKEWDEDVDQYCEDNLFFNCFNNRRIKYPIIGTFDDLENITLDNIKEFYDKYYFPGNTSIVIISSVKFDIVKEIIYKYFLVWKKKNIIQEGISGPGNKKLIEYENPQKGTYSNVRDGIRACKVEMIFPIDDLSEKEIKALRIFNQYFGDGVNSILYDVLRTQNGLVYDVLTKISNENYIKLYKITFSTSEENVNKAISLIEGCIAKLDLLQKKLDNDQIERLIKSFKLKRLFREEQSIILAKELATYDCMFGDYKIYINEIKGMELLTKEMIFQVGRKVLKNFTTQIIERA, from the coding sequence TTGGAAGAATACATTTTGGAAAATGATTTGAGATTAATTTATAAACATACAGATTCAGAACTATCATCAATTTGTATTTCTTTAAATGCAGGAGCTGGAGTTGAGAATGAAAAGTTTGGAGTAGCTCATGCAACTGAGCATATGGTTTATAAAGGAACAAAAAATAGAACTGAGAGAGAAATAAATGAAGAGCTAAGTAACATTTTTGGATTTAATAATGCTATGACAAACTATCCATATGTAATCTATTATGGGACTCTGCTCGGAGAAGATTTACAAAAAGGTGTGGAAATTTTAAGTGATATAATAATTAACCCGGAATTTGGAGAAAATGGATTCAAAGAAGAAATGGATGTCATAAAAGAAGAATTGAAAGAATGGGACGAGGATGTAGACCAGTATTGCGAGGATAATTTGTTTTTTAACTGCTTCAATAATAGAAGAATAAAGTATCCTATAATAGGAACATTTGATGATCTTGAGAATATAACTTTAGATAATATTAAAGAATTTTATGATAAATATTATTTTCCGGGAAATACTTCAATTGTTATAATTTCATCAGTAAAGTTTGATATAGTTAAGGAAATTATATATAAGTATTTTTTAGTATGGAAGAAAAAGAATATTATTCAAGAAGGTATTAGTGGACCTGGTAATAAAAAATTAATAGAATATGAAAATCCTCAAAAGGGAACTTATAGCAATGTAAGAGATGGAATAAGGGCCTGTAAAGTTGAAATGATATTTCCAATTGATGATTTGAGTGAAAAAGAAATTAAGGCACTTAGAATTTTCAATCAATATTTTGGAGATGGGGTTAATTCAATTCTCTATGATGTTTTAAGAACTCAAAATGGTTTAGTATATGATGTACTTACTAAAATTTCAAATGAGAATTATATAAAACTATATAAAATCACATTTAGTACATCAGAAGAAAATGTAAATAAAGCTATATCTTTAATAGAAGGATGCATAGCAAAGTTAGATTTATTGCAAAAGAAACTTGATAATGATCAGATAGAACGTTTAATTAAGAGTTTTAAATTAAAAAGATTATTTAGAGAAGAGCAGAGTATAATACTGGCCAAAGAGCTTGCTACATATGACTGCATGTTTGGAGATTATAAAATCTATATTAATGAGATTAAAGGAATGGAGTTACTAACAAAAGAAATGATTTTTCAAGTAGGTAGGAAAGTACTGAAGAATTTTACAACACAGATAATTGAGAGAGCATAA
- the scfB gene encoding thioether cross-link-forming SCIFF peptide maturase produces MSLIHKFKQGENYFVLDVNTGAVHVVDELVYDILDDSQLRNKKEILQELKGKYNEEEISEAYDEIQELAEEGILYSEDQYEEIAHSSMDDRDYIKAICLNVIHGCNLRCKYCFADEGEYHGHGGVMSADTAKKAIDYVIKRSGPRKNIEIDLFGGEPTLIMDTIKEIIKYARDNEEKWGKRVRFTMTTNATLLTPDMMDYMDKEMGNIILSLDGRKEVNDNVRIKPDKSGSFDDIVPNIKEMIKRRTKGKTYYVRGTFTRENTDFYEDVMAMVNEGFRELSIEPVVLENGHPLSLREEDIDTIFENYDKLYEEMARRKREGNDEFKFYHFNIDLQGGPCVYKRISGCGAGFEYVAITPQGEVYPCHQFVGKEEFKLGSIHEDTYNGELAQKFKKAHIYNKPKCRECWAKFYCSGGCQANNFNFNGDMNIPYEIGCKMQKKRIECAIALKAEEN; encoded by the coding sequence TTGTCTTTAATACATAAATTTAAACAAGGCGAAAATTATTTTGTTTTAGATGTGAATACAGGAGCTGTTCATGTTGTAGATGAACTAGTTTATGATATATTAGATGATAGCCAATTAAGAAATAAGAAAGAAATATTACAGGAACTTAAGGGAAAATATAATGAAGAAGAGATTTCAGAGGCTTATGATGAAATTCAAGAGTTAGCTGAAGAAGGAATTTTATATTCAGAAGATCAATATGAAGAAATAGCTCATAGCTCTATGGATGATAGAGATTACATAAAGGCTATTTGTTTAAATGTAATTCATGGATGTAACCTTAGATGTAAGTACTGTTTTGCTGACGAGGGTGAATATCATGGACATGGCGGAGTCATGAGTGCAGACACAGCAAAAAAAGCAATTGATTATGTGATTAAGAGAAGTGGACCAAGAAAAAATATAGAAATAGATTTATTTGGTGGAGAGCCAACTTTAATTATGGACACAATAAAAGAAATAATTAAGTATGCTAGGGATAACGAAGAAAAATGGGGAAAGAGAGTAAGATTTACAATGACCACTAATGCTACTCTATTAACTCCAGATATGATGGATTATATGGATAAAGAAATGGGAAATATAATTCTTTCTTTAGATGGCAGAAAAGAAGTTAATGATAATGTTAGAATTAAGCCAGATAAAAGCGGTTCTTTTGATGATATAGTTCCAAATATAAAAGAAATGATTAAGAGAAGAACTAAAGGAAAAACTTATTATGTAAGAGGAACGTTCACAAGAGAAAATACAGATTTTTATGAAGATGTAATGGCAATGGTTAATGAAGGGTTTAGGGAGTTATCTATAGAACCAGTTGTTTTAGAAAATGGACATCCACTTTCATTAAGAGAAGAAGATATAGATACAATCTTTGAAAACTATGACAAGCTATATGAAGAAATGGCAAGAAGAAAACGAGAAGGAAATGATGAATTTAAATTCTATCATTTTAATATAGACCTTCAAGGTGGACCATGTGTTTACAAGAGAATTTCTGGATGCGGTGCAGGATTTGAATATGTAGCTATAACTCCTCAAGGAGAAGTGTATCCATGCCATCAATTTGTTGGAAAAGAAGAATTTAAGTTAGGAAGTATACACGAAGATACTTATAATGGAGAATTAGCTCAAAAATTTAAGAAAGCACATATATATAATAAGCCTAAATGTAGGGAGTGCTGGGCAAAATTCTACTGTAGTGGTGGATGCCAAGCTAACAATTTTAATTTTAATGGGGACATGAACATTCCTTATGAAATTGGATGCAAGATGCAAAAGAAGAGAATTGAATGTGCAATTGCGCTAAAAGCTGAAGAAAATTAA
- the scfA gene encoding six-cysteine ranthipeptide SCIFF, which translates to MKHIKTINKTNIKNSLCKPGCKECANSCQSACKTSCTVANLECEN; encoded by the coding sequence ATGAAACATATAAAAACTATAAACAAAACAAACATTAAAAATAGTTTATGTAAGCCAGGATGCAAAGAATGTGCAAACTCATGTCAATCAGCTTGTAAGACATCTTGCACAGTTGCAAACTTAGAATGTGAAAACTAA